A section of the Devosia rhizoryzae genome encodes:
- a CDS encoding lytic murein transglycosylase: MILSSGNASRRRRLAAWFFALLAGASATLPAQANTADFVRGLWPDAERAGVSRQAFDAALGNYKPIPRVMELTKKQPEFSQTVQQYIDKRVTAAQASKGQAMRNEWAQTLGGAQQRYGVQPEIVLAIWGMETNFGGFMGGNNTIYALATLTQNGYRAEFFRKELLTALRIVSDGHISPGSMVGSWAGAMGHTQFMPSSFMSYAVDYNGDGRKDIWNSVPDALGSTANYLKSFGWRPGETWGYEVKIPSGFNFAAARQMERAPISQWQSMGITRVSGRAFPRAGDVGRLYMPAGATGPAFLLLPNFDVIKRYNNSDSYALAVGHLADRIIGGGSFATPWPAGDYALNKAQRTELQALLSRAGYDVGTPDGVVGPKTRAAVMAYQARAGLPPDGHVSGLLLERLKR, translated from the coding sequence ATGATTCTTTCAAGCGGAAACGCTTCCCGTCGCCGTCGCTTGGCGGCATGGTTTTTTGCTCTTCTGGCCGGCGCTTCGGCGACGCTGCCGGCTCAGGCGAACACTGCCGACTTTGTGCGCGGCCTGTGGCCTGATGCCGAGCGGGCAGGGGTAAGCCGGCAGGCTTTCGATGCCGCGCTGGGCAATTACAAGCCCATTCCGCGGGTGATGGAGCTGACCAAGAAACAGCCCGAATTCTCGCAGACGGTGCAGCAATATATCGACAAGCGCGTGACGGCGGCGCAGGCCAGCAAGGGCCAGGCCATGCGCAATGAATGGGCGCAGACGCTTGGCGGCGCGCAACAGCGTTATGGCGTGCAGCCCGAGATTGTCCTTGCCATCTGGGGCATGGAAACCAATTTCGGTGGCTTCATGGGTGGCAACAACACCATCTATGCGCTGGCGACGCTGACGCAGAATGGCTACCGGGCCGAATTCTTCCGCAAGGAATTGCTGACGGCTTTGCGCATCGTTTCCGATGGACATATTTCGCCCGGCTCGATGGTGGGGTCGTGGGCGGGCGCCATGGGGCATACCCAGTTCATGCCGTCGAGCTTCATGAGCTATGCGGTCGACTACAATGGCGACGGCCGAAAGGATATCTGGAATTCGGTGCCGGACGCCCTGGGCTCTACCGCCAATTACCTCAAGAGCTTCGGCTGGCGCCCTGGCGAGACCTGGGGCTATGAGGTCAAGATTCCAAGCGGCTTCAATTTTGCAGCGGCTCGCCAGATGGAAAGAGCGCCGATCAGCCAATGGCAGTCCATGGGCATTACGCGCGTTTCCGGCCGGGCCTTTCCGCGCGCAGGCGATGTCGGCCGGCTCTATATGCCCGCGGGTGCGACCGGTCCGGCCTTTCTGCTGTTGCCGAACTTCGACGTGATCAAGCGTTACAACAATTCGGATAGTTATGCCTTGGCCGTCGGTCATCTTGCTGACCGGATCATTGGTGGCGGCAGCTTCGCGACGCCATGGCCGGCAGGGGACTATGCGCTCAACAAGGCGCAACGGACCGAGCTGCAGGCGCTGCTGTCGCGGGCTGGCTATGACGTGGGCACGCCAGACGGCGTTGTCGGACCCAAGACGCGGGCTGCGGTGATGGCGTACCAGGCGCGGGCAGGACTGCCCCCTGACGGGCACGTGTCCGGCCTGCTGCTCGAGCGGCTCAAGCGTTAA
- a CDS encoding VOC family protein, with product MEYHTGRLIDHVHLRARDFGKTRTFYEAVLKVLGIPITASGENWFQVDELFVDGADTDAVLSHVHLAFQAKDRAMVGAFHEAALRAGGTDNGGPGERNYHPGYYACFVLDPDGNNIEAVFHGPNTRSAESVVIEPAG from the coding sequence ATGGAATACCACACCGGCCGCCTGATCGACCATGTGCACCTGCGTGCCAGGGACTTCGGCAAGACCCGCACCTTCTACGAAGCAGTGCTCAAGGTGCTCGGCATACCCATCACCGCTAGCGGCGAGAACTGGTTTCAGGTCGATGAACTCTTCGTCGACGGCGCGGACACGGACGCCGTGCTGAGCCACGTTCACCTGGCCTTCCAGGCCAAGGATCGCGCAATGGTCGGAGCCTTCCACGAAGCCGCCCTCCGCGCCGGCGGCACGGACAATGGCGGTCCGGGCGAGCGCAATTACCATCCAGGCTACTATGCCTGCTTCGTACTTGATCCCGATGGGAACAATATCGAGGCGGTGTTCCATGGGCCGAACACGCGCTCGGCGGAGTCTGTGGTGATTGAACCGGCGGGCTGA
- the bfr gene encoding bacterioferritin: MKGEAQVIERLNEALFLELGAVNQYWVHFRLLDDWGYKKLAAKERAESIEEMHHADRLIERIIFLEGHPNLQRVAPLRIGQTIKEVLEADLAGEYEAREAYKNSRELCAELHDHVSKQLFDELLKDEEGHIDFLETQLDLLAKIGEERYGLLNAAPANEAE, from the coding sequence GTGAAAGGCGAAGCACAGGTCATCGAGCGGCTTAACGAGGCCCTCTTTCTCGAGCTCGGCGCGGTCAACCAGTATTGGGTGCATTTCCGCCTTCTGGACGACTGGGGCTATAAGAAGCTCGCCGCCAAGGAACGCGCCGAATCCATCGAAGAAATGCATCACGCCGATCGTCTGATCGAGCGCATCATTTTCCTCGAAGGCCATCCGAACCTGCAGCGCGTCGCGCCGCTGCGCATCGGCCAGACCATCAAGGAAGTGCTCGAAGCCGACCTTGCAGGCGAATACGAAGCGCGCGAAGCTTATAAGAACAGCCGCGAACTCTGCGCTGAACTGCATGACCATGTGTCCAAGCAGTTGTTCGACGAGCTTCTCAAGGACGAGGAAGGCCATATCGACTTCCTTGAAACCCAGCTCGATCTACTCGCCAAGATCGGCGAGGAGCGCTACGGCCTCCTCAACGCCGCCCCGGCCAACGAAGCCGAGTAA
- a CDS encoding mechanosensitive ion channel domain-containing protein, which produces MPGLPSSSAPEASAAESTQAVDDLVRILQDDTARAELIQRLQQEVPADAVAEAEAVPPDLSIARQLAEYTRSVAQGASQTVRQLGAALGSVQNLFTGGVAADTEAWRNLAINLGLLIIALFGSFFVLRLASNALCARLSARVAAANWVRRLGALLVVIFVDAGTIVLAWALGYVIALNTGTLPNGEMGINQSLLLNAFLVVELSKLALRIILVPHFPTIRLLPIADDNAVYWSFWLGRIISLVGYGFMFAAPMFSGMVSSAAGGAVQVLTMATAITIAVIIVLQNKNDVRAWLSALAVRHNNGGLWRLLAAVGQQWHILVIAYLVALLAVWFANPDEALPFMLGATIQSIIAILVGSLIVTFIGRFVSTGLSLPADVRQRLPLLEGRLKAFVPGVMGVVRWVVIAAVVLAIGQAWSLFDFASWISSPEGLSVVGSVVSAALIILAAIALHVVVASWVEYRLNTTIGRMPTAREKTLLNLFKNAFTIALVVFGLMLALAQIGVNIAPLLAGAGVIGLAIGFGAQKLVEDIITGIFIQFENIMNEGDVVEVAGKSGTVEKLTIRSVTIRDMSGTIHLIPFSAVAQVSNMVRGFSFYVSEVEIAYDSDIEAAKQAMRDAFALVMEKDEFKDVILDDLDLQGLFAITPTSVSLRSRIKTLAGKQWGAGRYYSEMLMRLFAERGIETPTQRINYVSDAAGQKPVFELKAPPRPA; this is translated from the coding sequence GTGCCAGGCTTGCCAAGTTCGTCGGCGCCTGAGGCTTCGGCCGCGGAGTCGACGCAGGCCGTCGATGACCTCGTTCGTATCCTGCAGGACGACACTGCGCGGGCAGAGCTGATCCAGCGCTTGCAACAGGAAGTGCCGGCCGACGCGGTGGCAGAGGCTGAGGCCGTGCCGCCTGATCTGAGCATAGCGCGGCAATTGGCCGAGTATACGCGCAGCGTAGCGCAAGGGGCCTCGCAAACCGTGCGGCAGCTTGGTGCTGCTCTTGGTAGCGTCCAGAACCTTTTCACCGGCGGTGTTGCAGCCGATACGGAAGCCTGGCGGAACTTGGCTATCAACCTTGGGCTGCTGATTATCGCGCTGTTCGGCAGTTTCTTTGTTCTTCGCCTGGCGTCAAACGCGCTCTGTGCACGCCTTTCTGCCCGTGTGGCCGCCGCCAACTGGGTGCGGCGGTTGGGCGCGCTACTCGTGGTCATCTTCGTCGATGCCGGTACGATCGTGCTTGCCTGGGCGCTTGGCTATGTCATTGCGCTCAACACCGGCACGCTGCCGAATGGGGAGATGGGCATAAACCAATCCTTGCTGCTCAACGCCTTTCTCGTGGTTGAGCTCAGCAAGCTGGCCCTGCGCATTATCCTCGTGCCGCATTTCCCGACCATTCGGCTGCTGCCGATCGCGGACGACAATGCGGTTTATTGGTCCTTTTGGCTCGGCCGGATCATCTCGCTGGTCGGCTATGGCTTCATGTTCGCAGCGCCCATGTTTTCAGGCATGGTGTCCTCGGCGGCTGGCGGCGCGGTTCAGGTGCTGACCATGGCAACGGCGATTACGATCGCCGTCATTATCGTGCTGCAGAACAAGAACGACGTGCGCGCCTGGCTGTCAGCCCTTGCGGTGCGGCATAACAATGGCGGTCTTTGGCGCTTGCTCGCGGCCGTCGGCCAGCAATGGCATATCCTCGTCATCGCCTATCTTGTGGCGCTGCTCGCCGTCTGGTTCGCCAATCCGGATGAAGCTTTGCCGTTCATGTTGGGCGCAACCATCCAGTCGATCATTGCAATCCTGGTAGGCTCGCTGATCGTTACTTTCATCGGACGTTTTGTCAGTACGGGCCTGTCCTTGCCGGCCGATGTACGTCAGCGCCTGCCATTGCTCGAAGGACGACTTAAGGCCTTCGTGCCCGGGGTGATGGGCGTGGTTCGTTGGGTGGTGATCGCGGCAGTTGTGCTTGCGATCGGGCAAGCCTGGTCGCTGTTCGATTTCGCAAGCTGGATCAGCAGCCCGGAAGGTCTTTCGGTGGTTGGCTCAGTTGTGTCGGCGGCCTTGATCATCCTGGCTGCCATCGCACTTCACGTGGTGGTGGCGTCCTGGGTCGAGTATCGGCTCAACACGACGATCGGGCGCATGCCGACGGCGCGTGAGAAGACGCTGCTGAACCTCTTCAAGAACGCCTTCACCATCGCCCTTGTGGTGTTCGGCCTTATGCTGGCTTTGGCGCAGATCGGGGTCAACATTGCGCCGCTGCTGGCCGGTGCCGGTGTCATCGGCCTTGCGATTGGTTTTGGTGCGCAAAAGCTCGTCGAAGACATCATCACCGGCATCTTCATCCAGTTCGAAAACATCATGAACGAGGGCGACGTCGTCGAGGTCGCGGGCAAATCCGGGACGGTGGAAAAGCTCACCATACGGTCGGTGACCATTCGCGACATGAGCGGAACGATCCACCTGATCCCGTTTTCCGCCGTTGCGCAGGTTTCCAACATGGTGCGCGGCTTCAGCTTCTATGTGTCGGAGGTGGAGATTGCCTATGACAGCGATATCGAAGCCGCCAAGCAGGCGATGCGCGACGCTTTCGCCCTAGTCATGGAAAAGGACGAGTTCAAGGACGTGATCCTCGACGATCTTGACCTTCAAGGGCTCTTTGCCATCACGCCGACTTCGGTGTCGCTGCGCTCGCGCATCAAGACGCTGGCGGGCAAGCAATGGGGCGCTGGCCGCTACTACAGCGAAATGTTGATGCGGCTCTTCGCCGAACGCGGCATTGAGACGCCGACGCAGCGGATCAACTATGTGTCCGACGCTGCAGGCCAAAAGCCGGTTTTCGAGCTCAAAGCGCCGCCAAGGCCTGCCTGA
- a CDS encoding HNH endonuclease: MQQRVVLYQSSRESGPSNLDRGYFATAIIDGVNDDPANEKRCLVRIKDFKPLEPSQRMMLGNLPRESALLSADNRLKGWKAAEDLRSISDEDFAILTGADEVDEMFGIDLVNLPKFRFRTDRMRDPEFTHLIYRAYRGRCAISGVTLLSDDGRFCGLEAAHIYPYRFLQLNIASAGILLAPSWHSRLDIGTLIIEDDYTWRTKSEDSDTAPIKNRIVRLPTVSDQWPDIALLQRKRALFGR; the protein is encoded by the coding sequence TTGCAACAGCGTGTGGTGCTGTATCAAAGCAGCCGAGAGTCAGGCCCTTCCAATTTGGACAGAGGGTATTTCGCTACGGCGATCATCGACGGCGTGAACGACGATCCCGCGAACGAAAAACGATGTCTTGTCAGGATCAAGGATTTCAAACCCTTAGAGCCCTCTCAGCGGATGATGCTGGGCAACTTGCCGAGGGAGTCAGCACTGCTGTCAGCGGACAACCGCCTGAAGGGGTGGAAGGCGGCCGAAGATCTTCGTTCAATTTCGGACGAGGACTTTGCTATTCTAACGGGTGCTGACGAAGTCGATGAGATGTTTGGTATTGATTTGGTCAATCTACCAAAATTTCGATTTCGTACTGACCGCATGCGTGATCCGGAGTTCACTCATTTAATCTATCGCGCCTACCGAGGTCGGTGCGCGATAAGTGGTGTCACCTTGTTATCTGACGACGGCAGGTTTTGCGGACTGGAAGCAGCCCACATTTATCCCTACCGATTCCTTCAATTAAATATCGCTTCTGCAGGCATCTTATTAGCGCCATCTTGGCATAGCCGATTAGACATCGGCACGCTGATTATCGAAGATGATTACACTTGGCGAACGAAGAGTGAGGATAGCGACACCGCGCCGATTAAGAACAGGATTGTGCGGCTGCCGACCGTTTCTGATCAATGGCCAGACATCGCTTTGCTGCAACGCAAGCGAGCTCTTTTCGGCAGATAA
- a CDS encoding alpha/beta hydrolase, translated as MNPFRRAVLALSLFVLVATGAAQAQSIMDPFNLPAAMDGGTSKVGDGIAYGDGPRHKLDVYAPEQRGELAPVVFFIYGGGWSRGERREYEFVGRAFASRGFVAVVADYRLVPEVRYPDFLYDSAAALRWVQDNIANYGGDPNRLFLSGHSAGAYNAVMLALDSSFLQQFGVTMPVLAVGALSGPYDFYPFEYNEVKEAFGYAPNPQGTQPINLITSDAPPMYLATGTTDPIVRVQNTNRFADKLRSQGVWVTTQYYDGFGHMEPVLAMGAMWRWRMPVLDDMVGFFQRFGAFPSGVPYIAVIPSAPEELPDSIMPTDQILEQLNQMFQPIED; from the coding sequence ATGAACCCGTTCCGTCGCGCCGTTCTGGCGCTGAGCCTATTCGTTCTCGTTGCCACCGGTGCCGCCCAGGCGCAGTCGATCATGGATCCGTTCAATCTGCCTGCGGCAATGGACGGCGGAACCTCAAAGGTTGGTGACGGCATCGCCTATGGTGACGGGCCGCGGCACAAGCTTGATGTCTATGCGCCTGAGCAACGTGGGGAATTGGCGCCGGTCGTGTTCTTTATCTATGGCGGCGGCTGGAGCCGGGGAGAGCGGCGCGAATATGAATTTGTCGGCCGCGCCTTTGCATCGCGCGGCTTTGTTGCGGTGGTCGCCGATTACCGGCTGGTGCCGGAAGTGCGGTATCCCGATTTTCTTTATGACAGCGCCGCCGCGCTGCGATGGGTGCAGGACAATATCGCCAATTATGGCGGCGATCCGAACCGGCTGTTTCTCTCTGGCCACTCCGCGGGAGCCTACAATGCCGTGATGCTGGCGCTCGACTCCTCGTTCCTGCAGCAGTTCGGGGTCACCATGCCGGTCCTGGCGGTAGGGGCCTTGTCGGGTCCCTACGACTTTTATCCCTTCGAGTATAACGAGGTGAAGGAAGCCTTCGGCTATGCGCCCAATCCGCAAGGGACGCAGCCGATCAATCTGATCACCTCGGACGCGCCGCCCATGTATCTGGCGACCGGCACCACCGATCCGATCGTGCGCGTGCAGAACACCAACCGGTTTGCCGACAAGCTGAGGTCGCAGGGCGTTTGGGTGACGACGCAGTATTATGATGGTTTTGGCCATATGGAGCCGGTGCTGGCGATGGGCGCCATGTGGCGTTGGCGCATGCCGGTGCTGGACGACATGGTGGGCTTCTTCCAGCGCTTTGGCGCCTTCCCGAGCGGGGTTCCCTATATCGCGGTGATCCCAAGTGCGCCCGAGGAACTGCCGGACTCGATCATGCCCACCGATCAGATCCTGGAGCAGTTGAACCAGATGTTCCAGCCGATAGAGGACTAG
- a CDS encoding N-6 DNA methylase has product MIATKRANAKILGAFYTPATIAGMLAEWVVQTGNERLLEPSVGDGALLAAAIERRRELRGARGELRFLACDIDAAAIQALEISLPDTFEARAVDFLQLDPASTGLFTSVLVNPPFTRNHSIEPARREILRRRFGVNGAAGLWVHFLIHSMDFLAPGGRLAAIVPAAALFTTYGRNAIERICAQFAHVEIRQIVDKPLWTNGAAERGAVILASGYGVGHTTVPTPSRWLTNGYREPSALPMQSGVFGKLAAIAIPLGDLASIAIGAVTGCNAVFLLSEEERLSLDIPIEQLTSIASRARQLPGLTITCSELLDSARAGEKTWLLTPENLAERGTGVRRRLAQISKRKRAHTVWLNKRDPWWQVDVGPPCDAFYTYMNDLGPRLVLADPQVRCTNTLHRVTFKADILRQQRIAASLSMVSTFGQLAAEKIGRSYGGGLLKFELMDARRVPILPARQESLEAVLMLADHALRSGNRDRARALADEALIAPILGSRWESDVLLLEDELKASRMARRGG; this is encoded by the coding sequence GTGATTGCGACCAAACGTGCGAACGCCAAAATTCTGGGTGCGTTTTACACTCCTGCAACTATCGCGGGAATGCTCGCCGAATGGGTGGTCCAAACAGGCAATGAACGGCTGCTCGAGCCCAGCGTTGGTGACGGCGCGTTGTTGGCTGCCGCGATTGAGCGCCGCCGGGAACTACGGGGGGCCCGTGGTGAACTGAGGTTTCTCGCGTGCGATATTGACGCCGCGGCTATTCAAGCATTGGAAATCTCGCTGCCAGATACCTTTGAGGCCCGTGCCGTCGATTTCCTCCAGCTCGATCCCGCCAGCACTGGCTTGTTTACAAGCGTCTTAGTGAATCCCCCATTCACTCGGAATCACTCTATAGAGCCAGCACGCAGAGAGATTTTGCGGCGGCGCTTTGGCGTTAATGGGGCCGCAGGGTTGTGGGTACACTTTCTCATTCACTCGATGGATTTTTTAGCGCCTGGAGGTCGACTGGCCGCGATAGTGCCGGCAGCAGCGCTTTTTACGACCTACGGACGCAACGCCATTGAGCGCATTTGCGCGCAGTTTGCCCACGTCGAAATTCGGCAGATCGTCGATAAACCACTATGGACAAATGGAGCGGCGGAGCGAGGGGCGGTCATACTCGCTTCCGGCTATGGAGTTGGCCACACGACGGTACCAACGCCCTCGCGGTGGCTCACTAACGGCTACCGAGAACCTAGTGCTCTTCCCATGCAATCTGGCGTATTTGGGAAGCTGGCCGCAATTGCCATACCTTTAGGCGACTTAGCCAGCATCGCAATTGGCGCAGTTACCGGCTGCAATGCTGTCTTCCTGTTGAGTGAGGAGGAGCGCTTGTCACTCGACATTCCTATCGAGCAACTCACGTCGATTGCCTCGCGGGCACGACAGCTACCCGGACTAACTATTACATGCAGCGAGTTGCTTGATAGCGCCCGCGCCGGAGAGAAGACTTGGTTGTTAACGCCGGAAAATCTCGCAGAACGCGGCACTGGCGTGAGAAGGCGATTAGCACAAATCTCTAAGAGAAAACGTGCGCACACCGTGTGGCTCAATAAGCGTGACCCATGGTGGCAAGTGGATGTCGGGCCGCCGTGCGATGCTTTCTATACGTACATGAATGACTTGGGACCCCGCCTGGTGCTGGCTGATCCGCAAGTGAGGTGTACCAACACCCTACATAGAGTGACGTTTAAGGCAGATATCCTTCGCCAGCAGCGGATCGCGGCTTCGCTTTCGATGGTGTCAACCTTTGGGCAACTCGCTGCCGAGAAAATCGGGCGCAGCTACGGCGGAGGGCTTCTAAAGTTCGAACTTATGGATGCACGGCGAGTACCTATCCTACCCGCTCGACAGGAATCACTTGAAGCTGTCCTCATGCTGGCGGATCACGCATTGCGCTCGGGTAATCGCGATAGAGCACGAGCACTCGCCGACGAAGCTCTGATAGCTCCTATTCTTGGCAGCAGGTGGGAATCCGATGTTCTCCTATTGGAGGACGAGTTAAAGGCGTCCCGAATGGCTCGGCGAGGCGGTTAG
- a CDS encoding (2Fe-2S)-binding protein gives MLVCQCNMITSKEIEDIVLELLRADPWQLVVPAKVYAELNRRAKCSGCVPNVVDIIVRVTESYQAQQAHQPAELVNLQSGLEKLKKQRSGVRRERRSTGHRAA, from the coding sequence ATGCTTGTCTGCCAGTGTAATATGATCACTTCCAAGGAGATCGAGGACATTGTCCTTGAGCTTTTGCGAGCCGATCCATGGCAGCTTGTCGTGCCGGCCAAGGTCTATGCGGAGCTCAATCGCCGCGCCAAATGTTCGGGCTGCGTGCCGAATGTGGTGGACATTATCGTGCGCGTCACCGAAAGCTACCAGGCACAGCAAGCCCATCAGCCCGCTGAACTGGTCAATCTCCAGTCCGGGTTGGAAAAACTCAAAAAGCAACGGAGTGGAGTACGTCGTGAAAGGCGAAGCACAGGTCATCGAGCGGCTTAA
- a CDS encoding aldo/keto reductase produces MHLKTLGRSDIEVTDICLGTMTWGSQNTEDEGHRQIAMARDAGITFMDTAEVYAVPGSPETSNRTEEIIGNWFARERDRTRWVLATKIVGGGSAHIRNGQRPGKASVREAVEGSLRRLQTDYIDLYQIHWASRGHYNFENYWTFDPTRQDTADTLANMEEVIGAMCDMVREGKIRQFGLSNETAWGTAQWLRLAEQHGLPRVATIQNEYSLLRRIFDHDLAELSHHEDVGLLAYSPLAGGLLTGKYFDGQTPQGSRKDYQKGFWRLNQHSEAAAKQYHALAAQHGLDPIHMAIAFCRSRPFMTSTIIGATSTGQLAHVLAARDLVLSPEVLADIDTLHRRMPRPI; encoded by the coding sequence ATGCACCTCAAGACCCTTGGTCGCAGCGACATTGAAGTGACCGATATCTGCCTCGGCACCATGACCTGGGGCAGCCAGAACACCGAAGACGAGGGTCACCGGCAGATCGCCATGGCGCGCGATGCCGGCATCACTTTCATGGATACGGCCGAAGTCTATGCCGTGCCGGGCAGCCCCGAGACCAGCAATCGCACCGAAGAGATCATCGGCAACTGGTTCGCACGCGAGCGCGACCGCACCCGCTGGGTGCTCGCCACCAAGATCGTTGGCGGCGGCAGCGCTCACATCCGCAACGGTCAGCGCCCGGGCAAAGCCAGCGTGCGTGAAGCCGTCGAGGGCAGCCTGCGGCGCCTCCAGACCGACTACATCGATCTTTACCAGATCCATTGGGCCAGCCGCGGCCACTATAATTTCGAGAACTACTGGACCTTCGACCCGACCAGGCAGGACACCGCCGACACCCTGGCCAATATGGAGGAAGTGATCGGCGCCATGTGCGACATGGTGCGCGAAGGCAAGATCCGCCAGTTCGGTCTGTCCAACGAAACCGCCTGGGGAACGGCGCAATGGCTGCGCCTTGCCGAACAGCATGGCCTGCCGCGTGTAGCCACGATCCAGAACGAATATAGCCTCCTGCGCCGCATCTTCGACCATGACCTCGCCGAGCTCAGTCACCACGAAGACGTTGGCCTTCTCGCTTATTCGCCGCTCGCGGGCGGGCTCCTCACCGGCAAGTATTTCGACGGCCAAACGCCGCAGGGCAGCCGCAAGGACTACCAGAAGGGATTTTGGCGGCTCAACCAGCATTCGGAAGCCGCCGCCAAACAATACCATGCTCTCGCCGCTCAGCACGGGCTCGACCCCATCCACATGGCCATTGCCTTCTGCCGCAGCCGGCCCTTCATGACCTCCACCATCATCGGCGCGACAAGCACCGGACAGTTGGCGCATGTGCTCGCCGCGCGCGACCTCGTCCTCAGCCCCGAAGTGCTCGCCGACATAGACACCCTGCACCGCCGCATGCCGCGCCCGATCTGA
- a CDS encoding DUF599 domain-containing protein, with product MTITLLTSVFPLLVYLAYNIVVPQVEKLRPSLSVIMNMQRRHWVANATRRESPFDAILSGNIMGSVSFLASTAVLLVLAVFAVFGQLPTLMNALESLSFDRNLTVVDVQAHLAVMLAMFALAFFAFTLSLRQFNHFCIMLGALDHDRETGEEEIEAIAQMNALGAKNFNSGIRAYYFSVSTVAWFVSEWVGVATCLATVLVLAHREFFSSSHRTAASAAVIAARHRKAKLSG from the coding sequence GTGACTATCACCCTGCTAACCTCGGTTTTCCCGCTGCTCGTTTATCTCGCCTACAACATCGTCGTGCCGCAGGTGGAAAAACTGCGGCCGTCGCTATCAGTGATCATGAACATGCAGCGCCGTCACTGGGTGGCCAATGCAACCCGGCGCGAGTCCCCCTTCGACGCCATTCTCTCGGGCAATATCATGGGCTCGGTGAGCTTTTTGGCCTCCACCGCGGTGCTGCTGGTCCTGGCGGTGTTTGCTGTCTTCGGCCAGTTGCCGACGCTGATGAACGCCCTGGAGTCATTGTCATTCGACCGCAATCTCACGGTAGTCGACGTCCAGGCTCACCTTGCCGTCATGCTCGCCATGTTCGCTCTGGCCTTTTTCGCCTTCACGCTGTCGCTGCGCCAGTTCAACCATTTCTGCATCATGCTGGGTGCCCTCGACCATGATCGGGAGACCGGCGAAGAAGAGATCGAGGCCATCGCGCAGATGAACGCGCTCGGCGCCAAGAACTTCAACAGCGGCATTCGCGCCTATTATTTTTCCGTGTCGACAGTGGCCTGGTTCGTCTCGGAATGGGTAGGGGTCGCGACTTGTCTCGCAACAGTCCTCGTCCTCGCCCATCGCGAGTTCTTTTCCTCGTCCCACCGCACCGCCGCTTCGGCCGCAGTGATCGCCGCGCGCCACCGCAAGGCCAAGCTCAGCGGCTAG
- a CDS encoding alpha/beta hydrolase gives MKLSPLDILGFLLPKDGGSERVAQDLAYGPEARHRLDIYAPRRMLVPAPPVVVFFYGGSWGTGNKEAYGFVGRALAALGYVVVVPDYRLVPDIEYPAFLDDCARAVGWVGQNINRYGGDWTRMALAGHSAGAYNAVMTALDPRLVEAHGQRQAICGVIGLSGPYDFFPFDGPISLRVFGGVEDPKATQPVNHVAPGAPPMFFGHGDKDTLVLPRNSFRLAEKLQQVGSRAETRIYKGLAHAGPLLSIGLPLRWRAPVLADMATFLRELFGPSR, from the coding sequence ATGAAGCTTTCCCCGCTCGATATTCTCGGTTTCCTGCTGCCCAAAGACGGTGGCTCTGAACGCGTTGCCCAGGACCTCGCCTATGGGCCGGAAGCGCGGCATCGGCTCGATATCTATGCGCCCCGGCGCATGCTGGTGCCGGCGCCACCCGTCGTGGTGTTTTTTTACGGCGGCTCCTGGGGCACCGGCAACAAGGAAGCCTACGGTTTCGTCGGACGAGCGCTGGCGGCGCTGGGCTATGTGGTCGTCGTGCCCGATTACCGGCTGGTGCCGGACATCGAATATCCCGCATTTCTCGACGATTGTGCTCGAGCTGTGGGCTGGGTGGGTCAGAACATCAATCGCTATGGCGGGGACTGGACGCGCATGGCCTTGGCGGGTCATTCGGCCGGCGCCTACAATGCGGTGATGACGGCGCTCGATCCTCGGCTGGTCGAGGCACATGGACAGAGGCAGGCTATTTGCGGGGTCATCGGGCTTTCGGGCCCTTATGACTTCTTCCCCTTTGACGGGCCGATCTCGCTGCGCGTGTTCGGCGGGGTAGAGGATCCCAAAGCCACCCAGCCGGTCAACCATGTAGCGCCCGGCGCGCCGCCGATGTTCTTTGGCCATGGCGACAAGGACACGCTGGTCCTGCCGCGCAACAGCTTCCGCCTGGCGGAAAAATTGCAGCAGGTGGGAAGCCGTGCCGAGACGCGGATCTACAAGGGCCTGGCCCACGCCGGCCCGCTGCTCAGCATCGGGCTGCCGCTGCGCTGGCGGGCGCCGGTGCTCGCTGATATGGCAACGTTCCTGCGCGAGCTCTTCGGGCCTAGCCGCTGA